One genomic region from Thermoleptolyngbya sichuanensis A183 encodes:
- the rpmF gene encoding 50S ribosomal protein L32, producing the protein MAVPKKKTSKSKRDQRKATWKRKAALQAQRALSLGKSVLTGRSTGFVYPQPEEEE; encoded by the coding sequence ATGGCAGTTCCTAAGAAGAAAACCTCCAAATCAAAGCGCGATCAGCGCAAAGCCACCTGGAAGCGCAAGGCCGCTCTGCAAGCTCAGCGTGCGCTGTCTCTGGGCAAGTCGGTGTTGACTGGCCGCTCCACAGGCTTTGTCTATCCCCAACCGGAAGAAGAAGAGTAG
- a CDS encoding helicase C-terminal domain-containing protein — protein sequence MIEVEVHQQLRAFLRAQGEPYWPHHLTMARLVARALRLGRSALVQAGAPSGYHGRYRLSYLMPALLWPEATVLVAPEAVQQRLLMVEIPRLRQWIPATKAIRTGDRLPQDGFQGLLLTTPQSWLADRLRNEGRFPPAVPTIFDGADDLECWARQELTVTLRPADWDALMLACPSQTEQIRDMRVRLTRQLFQHPANPYDCYLLDAAELAVLSELAQRLAEETAALPDVWRQFWQHYPQPGQMIWADVNRRLGQFAIACAPADLAELLRPVWIQQPVVLVGGAVDQETDAEIYRQRIGLEDVTCLKFSPDRQHELIHLYLPDRFPLPNTPQFQPALMSELRAMLAANVAQQGLTVVLVGDVPLRSQLGSQLAAEYGSRVQVEKTCLDERGILVCGWEFWREQQAVLPAPSLLVITTLPIPSLEEPLVSGRVAYYKQQRQDWFRLYLLPEALSELQRAIAPARESQGVVALLDTRVNYRSYGQQVLAALAPLARINYLDASLFRHLEGMGILE from the coding sequence GTGATCGAGGTCGAGGTTCATCAACAGCTACGGGCGTTTTTGCGGGCGCAAGGCGAACCCTACTGGCCCCATCATTTGACGATGGCGCGGCTGGTGGCGCGGGCCCTGCGGCTAGGGCGCAGTGCGCTGGTGCAGGCGGGTGCGCCGTCGGGCTATCATGGGCGCTATCGGCTGAGCTATTTGATGCCCGCGCTGCTGTGGCCTGAGGCGACGGTGCTGGTGGCTCCGGAGGCAGTGCAGCAGCGCCTGCTGATGGTGGAGATTCCCCGGTTGCGCCAGTGGATTCCGGCAACAAAGGCAATTCGGACGGGCGATCGCCTCCCGCAAGACGGGTTTCAGGGTTTGCTGCTGACTACGCCCCAATCCTGGCTGGCAGATCGCCTGCGAAATGAAGGCCGCTTTCCGCCCGCAGTGCCAACCATCTTTGACGGTGCAGATGATCTGGAGTGCTGGGCCCGCCAAGAGTTAACCGTTACGCTCCGTCCTGCCGACTGGGACGCGCTGATGCTGGCCTGTCCTAGCCAAACGGAGCAAATTAGAGATATGCGGGTGCGGCTCACCCGCCAGTTGTTTCAGCATCCGGCAAATCCCTACGATTGCTATCTGCTAGATGCAGCCGAGCTAGCGGTATTGAGCGAACTGGCACAGCGGCTTGCCGAGGAAACCGCTGCCCTGCCCGATGTCTGGCGGCAGTTTTGGCAGCACTATCCGCAGCCGGGGCAGATGATCTGGGCAGATGTAAACCGTCGGCTGGGTCAGTTTGCGATCGCCTGTGCGCCCGCAGACCTAGCAGAACTCCTGCGCCCCGTGTGGATACAGCAGCCCGTGGTGCTGGTGGGCGGCGCGGTGGATCAGGAAACCGACGCGGAAATCTATCGGCAGCGCATTGGGCTGGAGGATGTTACCTGTCTCAAGTTTTCGCCCGATCGCCAGCACGAGCTTATTCATCTCTACCTGCCCGATCGCTTTCCCCTGCCCAACACGCCCCAGTTTCAGCCCGCGCTGATGAGCGAACTGCGGGCCATGCTGGCGGCGAACGTAGCACAGCAGGGATTAACAGTGGTGCTAGTGGGGGATGTGCCGCTGCGATCGCAGCTTGGGTCGCAACTGGCGGCGGAGTATGGCTCCCGCGTGCAGGTGGAAAAAACCTGTCTGGATGAGCGCGGCATTCTGGTATGTGGCTGGGAGTTTTGGCGAGAGCAGCAGGCCGTCTTGCCCGCGCCCAGCCTGCTGGTCATCACCACGCTGCCCATTCCGTCGCTAGAGGAGCCGCTGGTGTCTGGCCGCGTCGCCTACTACAAACAGCAGCGCCAGGATTGGTTTCGGCTCTATCTATTGCCCGAAGCGCTGAGCGAACTGCAACGGGCGATCGCCCCTGCCCGCGAGTCCCAGGGTGTGGTTGCTCTGCTCGACACCCGTGTAAACTACCGCAGCTACGGCCAACAAGTCCTCGCCGCCCTAGCTCCCCTGGCCCGGATTAATTACCTCGATGCCAGCCTCTTTCGACACCTCGAAGGCATGGGCATTCTGGAATAG
- a CDS encoding prephenate/arogenate dehydrogenase, with the protein MKIGIIGLGLIGGSLALDWRSLGHTILGMSRRAETCERAIALGVVDRASPDLALMAEAAVVVLCTPLGAMEATVEALLPHLQPDAILTDVGSVKQPIVGAIAPRWPHFVGGHPMAGTAESGLEAAQRHLFVDRPYVLTPIDSTQPADLETVAELVRSLQARLYQCPPAAHDRAVALISHLPVMVSAGLIATCFAEPDAEVLQLAQCLASSGFADTSRVGGGNPELGVMMAQYNQTALLHGLHQYRDRLDQMIHHVETQNWPALEALLQQTQQARPQFLR; encoded by the coding sequence GTGAAGATTGGCATTATTGGGCTGGGGCTGATTGGTGGGTCGCTGGCGCTGGACTGGCGATCGCTCGGCCACACGATTTTGGGCATGAGCCGTCGGGCGGAAACCTGTGAGCGGGCGATCGCCCTGGGCGTGGTGGATCGGGCGAGTCCTGACCTGGCGCTGATGGCAGAAGCAGCGGTGGTGGTGCTGTGTACGCCGCTGGGGGCGATGGAGGCGACGGTGGAGGCGCTGCTGCCACACTTGCAGCCCGATGCCATCTTGACCGATGTGGGATCGGTGAAGCAGCCGATTGTAGGGGCGATCGCCCCACGCTGGCCCCACTTTGTCGGTGGACATCCGATGGCGGGCACGGCCGAAAGCGGGCTGGAGGCTGCCCAGCGCCATTTATTTGTCGATCGCCCCTACGTGCTGACCCCCATCGACAGCACCCAACCCGCCGATTTGGAAACGGTTGCGGAATTAGTGCGATCGCTCCAGGCGCGGCTATACCAGTGCCCGCCCGCCGCCCACGATCGCGCCGTTGCCCTGATTTCCCATCTGCCTGTGATGGTCAGCGCAGGGCTGATTGCAACCTGCTTCGCGGAACCCGATGCAGAGGTGCTGCAACTGGCGCAATGCCTTGCCAGCTCTGGCTTTGCGGACACCAGTCGCGTCGGCGGCGGCAACCCCGAACTGGGGGTGATGATGGCGCAATACAACCAGACGGCGCTGCTGCACGGGCTGCATCAATACCGCGATCGCCTCGACCAAATGATTCACCACGTCGAAACCCAAAACTGGCCCGCCCTGGAAGCGCTGCTCCAGCAAACGCAGCAGGCCCGCCCCCAGTTTCTCCGCTAG
- a CDS encoding PadR family transcriptional regulator: MAIAHAILAALLHKPCSGYDLAKRFDQSVESSVGFFWTASFQQIYRELGRLEEKGWLQAETVPQDHRPDKRIYSVTEAGQQALREWIAEPDDPMPMKDDLLVKLYAGHLVPPEAMIRKLETQRQQHQQRLAIYQEIQQSYFQHPDTLSAQSKYVYLTLLNGLHYEQGWLAWCEAAIALLQS; the protein is encoded by the coding sequence ATGGCGATCGCCCATGCAATTCTCGCGGCCCTGCTCCACAAGCCATGCAGCGGCTATGACCTGGCAAAACGGTTTGACCAGTCGGTCGAAAGTTCTGTCGGCTTCTTCTGGACGGCCAGCTTTCAGCAGATTTATCGGGAACTGGGGCGACTAGAAGAAAAAGGCTGGCTGCAAGCGGAAACTGTGCCGCAAGACCACCGCCCCGACAAGCGGATTTACTCCGTCACCGAGGCGGGGCAGCAGGCGTTGCGCGAGTGGATCGCCGAACCCGACGACCCCATGCCCATGAAAGACGACCTGCTGGTGAAGCTCTATGCGGGTCATCTAGTGCCGCCCGAAGCCATGATTCGCAAGCTAGAAACCCAGCGCCAGCAGCACCAGCAGCGCCTCGCCATCTATCAGGAAATTCAGCAGAGTTATTTCCAGCATCCCGACACCCTCTCGGCCCAGTCGAAATACGTCTATTTAACGCTGCTGAATGGGCTGCACTATGAGCAGGGCTGGCTCGCCTGGTGTGAAGCGGCGATCGCCCTTCTGCAATCTTGA
- a CDS encoding DUF4188 domain-containing protein: protein MNPLPSRPDSAQSSAQTAHSLVRPGRYTAQIDTEFVVFLIGMRVNQPWAFGKWLPVAQAMGPMIKTLTEHPEKGFLGAESFFRLFPLGIMMMSYWRSFEDLERFARSPSEPHLPAWQAFNKAVGSDGSVGIWHETYLIQPGQYEAIYGNMPVFGLAAATEHVPVGRRGEGARERVRSAG from the coding sequence ATGAACCCACTACCTTCCCGGCCCGATTCAGCTCAAAGCTCTGCTCAAACGGCTCATTCTCTAGTCAGGCCTGGTCGCTATACCGCGCAGATCGACACCGAGTTTGTCGTGTTTCTAATTGGGATGCGCGTGAATCAGCCGTGGGCATTTGGCAAATGGCTGCCCGTTGCCCAGGCGATGGGGCCGATGATCAAAACGCTGACGGAACATCCCGAAAAGGGCTTTTTGGGTGCAGAGAGCTTCTTTCGGCTCTTTCCCCTGGGCATCATGATGATGTCCTACTGGCGATCGTTTGAAGACCTGGAGCGCTTTGCCCGCAGTCCGTCTGAACCGCACCTCCCGGCCTGGCAGGCGTTTAACAAGGCCGTGGGCAGCGATGGCAGCGTTGGCATCTGGCACGAAACCTACTTAATTCAGCCGGGGCAATACGAAGCGATCTACGGCAATATGCCCGTCTTTGGGCTGGCGGCGGCGACGGAGCATGTGCCTGTGGGTCGGCGGGGCGAGGGGGCGCGGGAGCGGGTGAGGTCAGCGGGGTGA
- a CDS encoding class II fructose-bisphosphate aldolase: MLTSTQELLETARRNAYAIGAFNVYNLEGVKAVVEAAEALQSPAMLQLHPSALKYGRSPLVALCLEAARAASVPISVHLDHSTSAADIQDALTAGMRSIMADGSPLPYAENLAFTRDMTALAHRYGAVVEAEIGRISGIEDGLTIAEKEAKMTDPDQAVEFVAATGVDALAVTIGNVHGEYKSPPRLDFDRLARIRQRLSIPLVLHGASGLPAEMISRSIQLGVCKFNVNTEVRQAYMATLAGQVCGDDEQDLLDVTQEAIAAMRSVIMEKIRLFGSDGKAHQHQTPYAAMLLHAQT; the protein is encoded by the coding sequence ATGCTCACCTCCACCCAAGAACTGCTGGAAACAGCGCGGCGCAATGCCTACGCCATTGGTGCATTTAACGTCTATAACCTAGAGGGCGTGAAGGCGGTGGTGGAGGCGGCGGAGGCGTTGCAGAGTCCGGCAATGCTGCAACTGCATCCGAGTGCGCTGAAGTATGGGCGATCGCCCTTAGTGGCGCTCTGTCTGGAAGCGGCGCGGGCTGCATCGGTTCCTATTTCGGTGCATCTCGACCACAGCACCTCCGCAGCCGATATTCAGGACGCGCTGACGGCGGGGATGCGCTCGATCATGGCGGACGGGTCGCCGCTGCCCTATGCCGAAAATCTGGCTTTTACCCGCGACATGACGGCCTTGGCGCATCGCTATGGCGCAGTGGTCGAGGCGGAAATCGGGCGGATTAGCGGCATCGAAGACGGGCTGACCATTGCGGAAAAGGAAGCCAAAATGACCGACCCAGATCAAGCGGTGGAATTTGTCGCGGCGACGGGGGTAGACGCGCTAGCCGTGACCATCGGCAACGTCCACGGGGAATATAAAAGCCCGCCCCGGCTCGATTTTGATCGGCTGGCGAGAATCCGGCAGCGGCTCTCGATTCCGCTGGTGCTGCACGGCGCATCGGGCTTGCCCGCAGAGATGATTAGCCGTTCGATTCAGCTTGGCGTGTGCAAGTTTAACGTCAATACTGAGGTGCGGCAGGCGTATATGGCGACGCTGGCGGGACAGGTCTGCGGTGACGATGAGCAAGACTTGCTGGATGTTACGCAAGAGGCGATCGCCGCCATGCGATCGGTCATTATGGAAAAGATCCGTCTGTTTGGCTCCGACGGCAAAGCTCACCAGCACCAGACCCCCTACGCCGCCATGCTGCTGCACGCCCAGACCTGA
- a CDS encoding ABC transporter ATP-binding protein, with amino-acid sequence MLHLRDVSYHPAATPSPILKDISLDMAPQQLGLIVGPSGSGKSTLLEILSGLAKKTSGTIRWRDQDLNPEYLRELAGLVFQFPERHFCGSTILEELRLGHPELSRDRLHHALQEVGLDHLSLGTSPRDLSGGQQRRLALAVQLIRQPFLLLLDEPTAGLDWSMRQQLVSVLARLKQDWCLLVVSHDASELAAIADRCWTLHHGQLQSVEPSLFITASA; translated from the coding sequence ATGCTCCATCTGCGCGACGTTAGCTATCATCCTGCCGCCACGCCCAGCCCGATTTTAAAGGACATCAGCCTGGACATGGCTCCGCAGCAGTTGGGGCTGATCGTCGGGCCGAGCGGCTCTGGCAAAAGCACGCTGCTGGAAATCCTCAGCGGGCTGGCCAAGAAAACGTCGGGCACGATTCGCTGGCGCGATCAGGACTTGAACCCGGAATATCTGCGGGAGCTGGCGGGGCTGGTGTTTCAGTTTCCAGAGCGGCACTTTTGCGGCAGCACAATTTTGGAAGAACTGCGGCTGGGCCATCCCGAACTGAGCCGCGATCGCCTCCATCACGCGCTCCAAGAAGTGGGTCTGGATCATCTCTCTCTGGGCACATCACCCCGCGACCTCAGCGGGGGCCAGCAGCGGCGACTGGCGCTGGCCGTGCAGTTGATTCGCCAGCCCTTTTTGCTGCTGCTAGACGAACCCACCGCTGGGCTGGACTGGTCGATGCGGCAGCAGTTGGTCAGCGTGTTGGCGCGGCTCAAGCAAGACTGGTGTCTGCTGGTGGTGTCCCACGATGCCAGCGAACTGGCGGCGATCGCCGACCGCTGCTGGACGCTGCACCACGGCCAACTCCAGTCCGTCGAGCCGTCCCTCTTCATCACTGCCAGCGCCTAG
- the rsmG gene encoding 16S rRNA (guanine(527)-N(7))-methyltransferase RsmG, translated as MSHAASFPTLPTLPELWQTTLGWQPTPAQQEQFQQLYTYILDGNQRLNLTRITDPEEFWEKHLWDSMSGLVGVREWGLGVSDCERRGTLENPPALPSSLRLIDIGTGAGFPGIPAALTLPQAQVTLLDSTRKKLAFLETVLVQVGVQNAQTLCDRAESVGQALQHREQYDGALLRAVAPAAVCAEYALPLLKLGGVAVLYRGQWGEAETAALRPVLKLLGGNLEAIAPFTTPISRAARHCLYLRKTAPTPAEFPRPVGVPSQKPLE; from the coding sequence ATGAGCCACGCTGCGTCATTCCCCACGCTCCCCACCCTGCCCGAACTGTGGCAGACCACCCTCGGCTGGCAGCCCACCCCCGCCCAGCAAGAGCAGTTTCAGCAGCTTTATACCTACATCCTGGACGGCAACCAGCGCCTCAACCTGACCCGCATCACCGACCCTGAAGAGTTTTGGGAAAAGCATCTGTGGGACTCGATGAGTGGACTGGTGGGGGTTCGGGAGTGGGGGCTGGGAGTTAGCGATTGTGAGAGGCGCGGCACGTTGGAAAATCCTCCAGCCCTCCCGTCCTCCCTGCGGCTGATCGACATCGGCACTGGCGCAGGCTTTCCTGGTATTCCTGCTGCGCTGACCCTGCCCCAGGCCCAGGTGACGCTGCTGGATTCGACGCGCAAGAAGCTGGCGTTTTTGGAAACGGTGCTGGTGCAGGTGGGGGTGCAAAATGCCCAGACCCTTTGCGATCGCGCTGAATCGGTGGGGCAAGCTCTGCAACACCGCGAACAGTATGATGGGGCGCTGCTGCGGGCGGTGGCTCCGGCGGCAGTCTGTGCCGAATATGCGCTGCCGCTGCTGAAGCTGGGCGGGGTGGCGGTGCTGTATCGCGGGCAGTGGGGCGAGGCGGAAACTGCTGCGCTGAGGCCGGTTCTGAAACTTCTGGGGGGGAACCTGGAGGCGATCGCACCCTTCACCACGCCGATCAGCCGTGCCGCCCGCCACTGTCTGTATTTGCGAAAAACCGCGCCTACCCCGGCGGAGTTTCCCCGTCCGGTTGGGGTTCCCAGCCAGAAGCCCCTGGAGTAG
- a CDS encoding diguanylate cyclase domain-containing protein: protein MEAPDVDVINILIVDDTPANLQLLTSLLRRRGYEVRAANSGALGLAIARATRTEVVLLDISMPEMDGFTVCEQLKSDQRTRDISVIFVSALSEVVDKVKAFAVGGVDYITKPFHVQEVVARVETHLTLRRLQQQLQAQNERLQQEMRDRLAAEAALQAANLELKRLANSDGLTQVANRRRFDEYLSQEWQHMLREQQPLSLILCDVDCFKAYNDVYGHQEGDQCLRQVAQVIDAAVKRAVDLVARYGGEEFAVILPNTVREGAQQVAQEIQASIKALALPHAASSAAPIVTLSQGIATLIPQLDEEPDQLIAAADQALYRAKQSGRDRIVVATPDS from the coding sequence ATGGAAGCACCCGATGTCGATGTGATTAATATTCTGATTGTGGACGATACGCCCGCCAACCTACAGTTGTTAACGAGCTTGCTGCGGCGCAGAGGATATGAAGTGAGAGCCGCAAACAGTGGCGCTTTGGGATTGGCGATCGCCCGCGCTACGCGAACCGAAGTGGTGCTGCTCGACATTTCGATGCCCGAAATGGACGGCTTTACAGTTTGCGAACAGCTCAAGTCGGACCAGCGCACGCGAGATATTTCCGTCATCTTTGTCAGCGCCCTCAGCGAAGTCGTAGACAAAGTAAAAGCCTTTGCGGTAGGCGGGGTGGACTATATCACCAAACCCTTTCATGTGCAGGAGGTGGTGGCACGAGTCGAGACGCATCTAACCCTGCGCCGACTCCAGCAGCAGCTCCAGGCGCAAAACGAGCGGCTACAGCAGGAAATGCGCGATCGCCTAGCCGCCGAAGCCGCCCTCCAAGCCGCCAACCTGGAGCTAAAGCGCCTCGCCAATTCCGACGGGCTGACCCAGGTCGCCAATCGCCGCCGCTTTGATGAATACCTGTCGCAAGAATGGCAGCACATGCTGCGCGAACAGCAGCCCCTCTCGCTGATCCTCTGCGATGTAGACTGCTTCAAGGCCTACAACGATGTCTATGGCCACCAAGAGGGCGATCAGTGCCTCCGACAGGTGGCCCAGGTGATTGACGCTGCCGTAAAACGCGCCGTAGATCTGGTAGCCCGCTACGGCGGCGAAGAATTTGCAGTGATCTTGCCCAACACCGTCCGCGAGGGAGCGCAGCAGGTCGCCCAGGAAATTCAGGCAAGTATCAAAGCGCTGGCGCTGCCCCATGCCGCCTCGTCCGCTGCGCCCATTGTCACGCTGAGCCAGGGCATTGCCACGCTGATTCCCCAACTCGACGAGGAACCCGACCAACTGATTGCCGCTGCTGATCAGGCGCTCTATCGAGCCAAGCAGTCTGGGCGCGATCGCATCGTAGTGGCGACTCCAGATTCCTAA
- a CDS encoding ABC transporter ATP-binding protein, which yields MAQVVLENLYKSFQKGKAEGKSQAGSSAVLRRINLTVRDGEFMVLVGPSGCGKSTLLRLIAGLETATAGNIYVGDRLVNPLPPNQRDIAMVFQSYALYPHMTVYDNLAFGLRRAARALTEPADTPSWWQDWLVAATRPLPKGLRYVTERERAIAQRVQTVAQMLQIEPLLNRLPKQLSGGQKQRVALGRAMARNPQVFLMDEPLSNLDAKLRTETRAQIVNLQRKLGTTTIYVTHDQTEAMTMGDRIAVLNAGQVQQIATPLELYNRPANRFVAEFIGSPPMNFLPVQVQPPLVIAHPQFRMTLPESWELLLRPYAGRSLVLGIRPEHLNLSLPAPKNLPGRVRRIEALGADTFLSVSIHEPGSEEPWLQVRIEPDRAVSPGDEVWLSLMPDKLHLFDPDTGEALQPG from the coding sequence GTGGCTCAGGTTGTCTTAGAAAATCTCTACAAAAGCTTTCAGAAGGGCAAAGCTGAGGGCAAATCCCAGGCGGGTTCGTCGGCGGTGCTGCGACGCATCAACCTGACCGTGCGCGATGGCGAATTTATGGTGCTGGTGGGGCCGAGCGGCTGCGGCAAAAGTACGCTGCTGCGGCTGATTGCGGGGCTGGAAACGGCAACTGCTGGGAATATTTATGTGGGCGATCGCCTCGTCAACCCGTTGCCGCCCAACCAGCGGGATATTGCAATGGTGTTCCAGAGTTACGCGCTTTATCCCCACATGACGGTGTATGACAATCTGGCCTTTGGGCTGCGCCGTGCGGCCCGCGCTCTGACGGAACCTGCTGACACTCCGTCCTGGTGGCAAGACTGGCTGGTGGCGGCGACTCGTCCACTGCCCAAGGGGTTGCGCTACGTGACCGAGCGCGAACGGGCGATCGCCCAGCGGGTGCAGACCGTGGCCCAGATGCTCCAGATCGAACCCTTGCTGAACCGCCTGCCCAAGCAGCTTTCGGGTGGTCAAAAGCAGCGAGTGGCGCTGGGGCGGGCGATGGCGCGAAATCCGCAGGTGTTTTTGATGGACGAGCCGCTGAGCAACCTGGATGCCAAGCTGCGGACGGAAACCCGCGCCCAGATTGTGAACCTCCAGCGCAAGCTGGGCACAACGACGATCTACGTGACGCATGATCAAACAGAAGCGATGACGATGGGCGATCGCATTGCTGTGCTAAATGCGGGCCAGGTTCAGCAAATCGCCACGCCGCTGGAACTGTATAATCGTCCGGCGAATCGGTTTGTGGCAGAGTTTATCGGATCGCCGCCGATGAACTTTTTGCCCGTGCAGGTGCAGCCGCCGCTGGTCATTGCCCATCCCCAGTTCCGCATGACGCTGCCCGAAAGCTGGGAACTGCTGCTGCGACCCTATGCGGGGCGATCGCTCGTGCTGGGCATCCGCCCCGAACACCTCAACCTCAGCTTACCCGCCCCCAAAAACCTGCCCGGCCGTGTCCGCCGCATCGAGGCGCTAGGAGCCGATACCTTCCTCAGCGTTAGTATTCATGAACCCGGCAGTGAGGAACCCTGGCTGCAAGTCCGCATCGAACCCGATCGCGCCGTTTCGCCCGGAGATGAGGTGTGGCTGTCGCTGATGCCTGACAAGCTGCACCTGTTTGATCCCGATACGGGCGAAGCGCTGCAGCCAGGGTAG